The Rhodopirellula bahusiensis DNA segment AAGAATCAACGCCAAAAGCTCGGACAGCAATGCTCCCGACCACGCCACCAACAAAAAACAACGAGCTCACAGGCTTGGTGAATAATGCGGGTCGATCGCAAAAGACGCTGATGATCGTGTTGCCACTCGCGCTCGGCCTGATCTTCTTGATTCTCTACATGCAATTCAAATCGGTCATCACGTCTTCACTGGTGTTCAGCGGAATCATGGTTGCCTGGTCGGGCGGATTCATCATGCTGTGGCTCTACGGCACCGATTGGTTCCTCAACTTCGATTTTCTCGGAACCAATATGCGTGAGCTGTTCCAAGTTCGCACAATCAATCTCAGCGTTGCCGTCTGGGTCGGCTTCTTAGCGCTTTTCGGGATCGCCACCGATGACGGCGTGGTGATCGCGTCTTACCTGGACGAGAGTTTCCGCAAGGACAATATCACCGATGCGAAACATGCTCGTGAAGCAACCGTGACGGCGGGCATGCGACGGTGCCGTCCATGCTTGAT contains these protein-coding regions:
- a CDS encoding efflux RND transporter permease subunit — protein: ESTPKARTAMLPTTPPTKNNELTGLVNNAGRSQKTLMIVLPLALGLIFLILYMQFKSVITSSLVFSGIMVAWSGGFIMLWLYGTDWFLNFDFLGTNMRELFQVRTINLSVAVWVGFLALFGIATDDGVVIASYLDESFRKDNITDAKHAREATVTAGMRRCRPCLMTTATTILALIPVLTSTGRGSDIMVPMAIPSFGGMVIAIMTMFVVPVLYCAAMEWKLKLGIKDEKFAENA